The genomic interval GCATATATGTCAACGACATCGTACACACCGTTTGCCTACAGCTACACCACCGACCCCAACACGCCTGCTATAGCTCCAGAGAACCGAGTGTTCAGCATAGACCGCAACACGGGTGTGGTGACCATGAGCGACGCTACAGGAGTGGTGGCACCCACAGAGCTCACAGGAACGACGAGGAAGACTTTCGCCACAAACCAGTCATATACCAATGCCGGCATGCCCATTGAGCGCTACGGTCTGGAATGGACGGTTGACTTCGCCCCGATAAAGCCGCTACGCACATCGGTACGCTTCGATGGCAACTACTATTATTATAAAGGCATGGACGAGACACTCTTTGCCGACGTGCCATTAGGCATCAACTCATACATGGCCAACGGACAGCTTTATCAATATGTGGGCTACTATCGCGGAACGAGCGTCAGCAGCACAGCCAACATAGCCGACGCGACGATAGCCAACGGCTCGCTGTCGAAGCAGCTGAACCTCAACGCCACCATAACGACCCACGTGCCAAAAATAAGACTTATAGTGGCACTACGACTGGAGACTACCCTCTACAGTTACCACCGCGACCTGAGCCAGCTGACCACAGGCACGCGAGGATATGTGCTGGAAAACGAAAACGGATATACCGGCGAGCCCTATGACGGCACACCTACCAACAAATCAATAGTGGTCTATCCGGAATACTACACCACATGGGACAACCCCGAGGAAAAGATTCCATTTGCAGAGCGCTTCCTGTGGGCGAAAGACAACGACCCCACACTCTATAGCGACCTGTCGAAACTGGTGCTGCGCTCAAACTACGGCTACATGATGAACCCCAACAGGATATCGGCCTACTACTCAGCCAACCTCAGCGTGACGAAAGAGATAGGCGACCACGTGGCAATATCGTTCTATGCCAACAACTTCTTCAGAAACATGAAGACCGTACACTTGTCGCAGACAGACCTGAGAGAATCGCTCTTCTCAAAAAACTATATACCAAACTTCTACTACGGACTATCGCTAAAACTGAAACTATGAAGAGACTGCTTATAAACATAATGACGATAAGCCTTCTGCTCACGGCATGCGACACGAGCTACGAAGAGAAGATGGAGCTCTACCAGCTGAAGGTGGTTCTCGCAGACAAGGCACACCCTGAGAAATCGTTCCAAGGGGCTACGCTTGAGTTGAGAGGCATAGGGCGCGACGCCATCTTCACCGACACCGCCGACGCCAAGGGAGAAGTGACATTCAGCGTGCCATCAGGCATCTATGAGGCCACATCGCAGCACATCACCAGAATTAAAAACGGAATAAACAATGTGGAGATAAGCAACGGCACATCGGGACAGATAGTCGTGGGAAGAGAAAAAGCCACAAGCATAGTGCTGAACATGGTGAGCGCCAAGGTGAGCCAGCTGGTGATAAAAGAACTCTACAACGGAGGAATAACAAAGGACAACGGACAGGCCTTCCAGAGCGACAAGTGCTTCATACTCTACAATAACTCAAACACAGTAGCTACCTACGACAATCTATGCGTAGGAATAATATCGCCATACAACAGCCATGCTGGCAACAAGTGGTATGACAACGACGGAAAGCTCATCTACGAGAGTGAAGGCTATCTGCCTGCACTCGACGGAATATGGTTCTTCCCGCAGGACTTGACGCTACAGCCCTACAGTCAGGTGGTGGTGAACTGTCATGGGGCTATAGACAACACGCAGACCTATCCGCAGTCGGTGAACTATGCCAACAGCGACTACTACTGCATGTACGACCCCGAGACAGGCTACGTGAACTCAATGTACTACCCCACACCATCGAGCGTCATTCCAGCCTCACACTACCTGAAGGCGGCAAAGATAGGCATATCAAACGCATGGGCGCTGAGCGTCATGTCACCAGCACTCGTGATCTTCCAGGTGAAGGGCACAACGCCACGCGAGTTTGCCACCAACGTGAGCAACCTCACCTACACCCCAAAGGCAAAGCAGGACGATATAAACAAGGTGCTGAAAATACCTGTGGAATGGGTGCTCGACGGCATAGAGGTGTTCATGACAACAGCCAAGAATGCCAACCAGAAACGACTCACCTCGCAGGTTGACGCAGGCTCGGTAGGACTGACAAACCAGCATGGTCACACGCTCTATCGCAACGTGGACAAGGAGGCTACAGAACAGCTGCCTGAGAACGCAGGAAAGCTCGTCTATAACTATCAGCTGGGAGTAGAACCCACCACCGATCCAAGCGGCATTGACGCCGAAGCATCGGCAAAGAATGGTGCCCACATCATATATATGGATACAAACAATTCAACAACCGACTTCCACGAACGACTGAAATGCTCACTTCGAGAATAATCACCATATTGGCAGGCATAACGCTGAGCATCAGTAGCTTAGCACAAGACTCGCTACTACTTCGCGACTATAGGTTCGTGAAGCAGTCGGACCCGTGGCTCACGTCGAAGAATGCTGCGGGCCTCGTCAGATGTGACCTGTTGTCGCCAATCGCCGAAGCAGAGGTAGCCTACATGAACGCTAACGGCGGTCTGACCAACTACGACGGAGCGCCAACGATGTCGAACACCAATGCCGGCATAGAGTCAATATATCGTTTCTCTCCACGAACCGTGCTCTCAGGCGGACTGTCGTACGAGTATTTTGATGGAAAGGAGATGGGCAGCTCGGTGTTCATGCCTATAAACACCCACAGGCCCTTTGACATAGTAGAAGACTCGGTGACCAATCTCGGAAAGAAGCATAGCGACACATACAGGCTCTACGGACGCTTCGCCACAGACATCTGGAACGGAATTGCCATAGGCGCAGACATCAACTATACAGCAGCCAACTATGCGAAATACAAGGACATGCGCCATCAGAACAAGCTGGTGGACATGACGCTTACGGCAGGCATCTACGCTCCGCTTAACAGCTGGTGCAGCGTTGGAGCCAACTATGTGTTCCGCCACAACATAGAGAGCGTGAGGTTTGGAACCTACGGAAAGAGCGACAAGGTATATAAGACGCTCGTGGACTATGCCAACTTCACAGGAATGGTGGAACAGTTTGGCAACGACGGCTATACTGACAAGAGCCGCGAAATGCCACTCGTAGACGACAGACACGGACTGGGCATTCAGCTGTCGCTACGACCTACGAAGCAGACGTTGCTGTTCGGAGAGTTCGGATATGCCCACAGAAAAGGATACTACGGAAGCCATTCGCCATTCACGATAACCTATACAGACCATCATGGCGACTTGTTCGAATACAGGGCACAGCTCAACCACACAACAGGAAGCACGCGACACATAGGTGACTTCTACATGAATGTAGAGAACCTCGTGAACGAGGCTAACACCTATCGCGAGACAAAGAATACCTCTGGTGCTACAAGCTACGAGTATTTCACGCCAGTGAAGACTGCCAACAAAATGTGGATGGACTATGGACTCTCCTACACACTTCTCAGCGGCATTCGCCATCAGTTGCCTACGCTCTCGTTACAGGCAGGCATAAGCAGGATGAAACGCAAACAGACAGCCTATATATATCCCTTCATGCGCAGGCAGGACATAAGCCGCACGCAGCTGTTTGCTAACGCAACTTATAATCTCATCTGTTCACGAGGAGTGTGGACGCTAAGTTTAGATGGCTCGCTGGCCAAAGGCAAGGGCAACGCTTTCGACGATGAACTCTTCGCAACGCCAAGCAGCAAGCAGACACCTCCGCCAAGTATGAACGAATGGCTCTATCAGGAATATGAATATCTCACGGCAGCACAATACAGGCTGGGCGCTGGCGTGAAATATGCCTTCGTATTCCCTGGCACCCGAATGAAGACACATGCCCGCCTGGACATGCATCATGCCAAAGCCAACGAAACCTATACAAACAACAATGGCCACGACCGCACGGAAGCTGTCGTAGCCATTGGATGTACTTTCTAGAGGATGAATTCGAGAAGAATTCTCAATTCTCTATTCTCAATTCTCAATTACTTCACATTTCCAACCTTTATCAGGTATTCTGCAATCTGGACTGCGTTCAGGGCAGCACCCTTGCGAATCTGGTCGCCAGAGAGCCATAGAGTGAGACCGTTGTCGTCGGCCAAGTCCTTGCGCACGCGACCAACAAAGATGTTGTCCTTGCCGGCTGTTTCGAGAGGCATTGGGTAAGTGAGAGTAGCAGGATTGTCAACGAGCGTACAGCCAGGAGCTGCAGCTATAGCCTTCTGGGCATCCTCAACGCTAATGGGCTGCTCGGTCTCAATCCAAACGCTCTCGGAATGACTGCGCAGAGAGCTTACACGAACACACATGGCTGAGCAGCGTGCATCGGTATGCA from Prevotella sp. E13-27 carries:
- a CDS encoding DUF4876 domain-containing protein, translated to MKRLLINIMTISLLLTACDTSYEEKMELYQLKVVLADKAHPEKSFQGATLELRGIGRDAIFTDTADAKGEVTFSVPSGIYEATSQHITRIKNGINNVEISNGTSGQIVVGREKATSIVLNMVSAKVSQLVIKELYNGGITKDNGQAFQSDKCFILYNNSNTVATYDNLCVGIISPYNSHAGNKWYDNDGKLIYESEGYLPALDGIWFFPQDLTLQPYSQVVVNCHGAIDNTQTYPQSVNYANSDYYCMYDPETGYVNSMYYPTPSSVIPASHYLKAAKIGISNAWALSVMSPALVIFQVKGTTPREFATNVSNLTYTPKAKQDDINKVLKIPVEWVLDGIEVFMTTAKNANQKRLTSQVDAGSVGLTNQHGHTLYRNVDKEATEQLPENAGKLVYNYQLGVEPTTDPSGIDAEASAKNGAHIIYMDTNNSTTDFHERLKCSLRE
- a CDS encoding DUF6850 family outer membrane beta-barrel protein, with protein sequence MLTSRIITILAGITLSISSLAQDSLLLRDYRFVKQSDPWLTSKNAAGLVRCDLLSPIAEAEVAYMNANGGLTNYDGAPTMSNTNAGIESIYRFSPRTVLSGGLSYEYFDGKEMGSSVFMPINTHRPFDIVEDSVTNLGKKHSDTYRLYGRFATDIWNGIAIGADINYTAANYAKYKDMRHQNKLVDMTLTAGIYAPLNSWCSVGANYVFRHNIESVRFGTYGKSDKVYKTLVDYANFTGMVEQFGNDGYTDKSREMPLVDDRHGLGIQLSLRPTKQTLLFGEFGYAHRKGYYGSHSPFTITYTDHHGDLFEYRAQLNHTTGSTRHIGDFYMNVENLVNEANTYRETKNTSGATSYEYFTPVKTANKMWMDYGLSYTLLSGIRHQLPTLSLQAGISRMKRKQTAYIYPFMRRQDISRTQLFANATYNLICSRGVWTLSLDGSLAKGKGNAFDDELFATPSSKQTPPPSMNEWLYQEYEYLTAAQYRLGAGVKYAFVFPGTRMKTHARLDMHHAKANETYTNNNGHDRTEAVVAIGCTF